The nucleotide window AATCAGTCATTTAAAGTGGCGTGAATGATGAAAATTTCCAGTCACATTATCAGTGGTGGCGTAATTGTTAAAAAGCTAGCCTCCATCCAGGATGGCGTCAAATGTTATATTCGTAAATACTTTTACCCTATTGTTATGTATATAATTTGTACAGGAGTGTTGTTTTGGTAAAAAACTCCGAAACGATTTTTGGTAAGTGTTCGATTCCGTACTGTGTTTGCTTGCGCCGTTATCCCAACAGTAACTACACCATTTTGTGCcaccttttgatttttaataGCAAAAACACAGCATTTTGACATAAGTTGGTTTAAGAAGTGGTTTTAGCGAAATTACAGGTCTTCATCAATTGTCATTAATTAGTTAACAGGCTAATCTGCTCTAAATCTTACTTTGTACtgtataattataatttatgaatacaCCTGGCCTCTTGAATGGTATCTTCATCTTCCAAAAGAGAATCTCTGGAGAAAGATCCCATAAAGAAAGACATGTAGGACGGTAGGAGCATAAAGggtttataaaaaattggaaTGGAAGCAGGCATGTAACGCTTCATCTAGTGGAATGAAGCTATATCAGAGTCAATCACCGACTCTTTTGGGACTCATGGTCTATGAAGATTAATTCATCTGTCTAAATTTGAGAACAGACCcattaagaaaaacaaaggaCTCGAGACTCTTTTTTGGGCATCAATGACTACAAGAAATGCCTGAAACATGTTAAGAGCCGAAGACTTCAACCTGGCAATTGAAGATGCTTATGCCATTGTTTCTTCATCCTCTACTGCAGTTGAATTCCATATGTCTGCTTATTGGTGCATCTCTTTTTCTGCTTTTCTTATCCTGGAAGAATCAGCTTAAGGTATCAAACAATAGTGTCCTCCTTTTGCTTCAACCCTATCTATAGAAACTTTAAAAAGCACAGAAAATGCACCTCTATTCTACTGTTTTCAATTGTTTGTGATAAGCTTTGTAAACAACAAAAGCCGCTGGAATCTAAGATGCAAAGAGAACCCAAGTTTCAGAATCTTCTCCCTCTCAGTTTCGTGATTCCAGACGAGCAATTCCGAGCAAAACATCGTCCCACTCTCTCACCACATCCCCAAGTTTGGAATACTATGGACTAGACCTAGTTCTTGACAACACATTCACATTAGACCAGGAAAAAATAAGGCACAACCACATCTAAAGTAAAGGACATAAATGGGGTTCAGTGTGGATCATCCGTGAGGATACCGCTGCGAGGATTGCATCTTGAAAACCAGATTTTGAGGTCCAATGAAGGAAGATTCATGAACAGAACTTCTTTGCAGATCACGGCCTTGCATTTTAAGGCCATATGAGGTGGTGAACATGTTTCCTTGGGCTGAATTAGATGATATTGTCCCTTTGCTCTGCTGATGAATCCACTGATAATGTGTTCTTGGTGTGGAATCGGATTTGGCTTGCTGAAAAAGTACTGCAGCTTCTTCCTCCGGTGAAGGTCCCTTACTGTCCGGTGAAGGAGTTCTAGTTTCATAGAGATTGACAGTTGTTATGTCATGGATGCTGGCTCGTCTCTTATCTTTTCCTCCTGAAAGCTGCCTGATGAAGTACTTCTGGGCATGACTAGCCACCTGCGTTGGCGTTCTGGTTATGACGAAATTGCGCGATATGTTTCTCCAATCCCCTTTTCCATACTTCTTCAACCCCATCAGAAAAAGTCTGCAATCACACACAATTGGAGATTCAAACCGAGTCAAATTGCTGATTCTGATAAAGAATTCCCATTACAAGGATatattcattcaaaaaaaaaccattcATATACCACAAGCTTCATGAATCCGATCTCAATAACTTTATTTTATCAATCAAGAACCAGTCCAAAAATTGTCTAGATAATTCGGATAAGGAATTTTCCATTAAAACGACAATCTCTCTAAAATTATGTCTAGATTGCTTGACTTTGAGGACTAATACCAGCCCAAATACTTATACGTACAAGAaactcaaacaaaaaagaattccAAACAGGATCATCACTTACTTATGCTCCTCCTCTGTCCATGgaactcctttctttctttcctgaTCAGGAGGTCGAATCGATGAGGATCTCTTTCCGGCAAGTCCATAAGCTTGCTGCCTAAACCCATCATAGCCATGACTGCTAACCCACTCCAATGTAAATGGAGACGTACTGGTACTATATCCAGGAATGGGAATAAGCCCTGCCTCAATACTGCTCACATCAGCTTCCAATTCTCTATACTGCATCAGAACATCCTCGGCTGTCTTTCCAGGAATCATGGCTGCCACTTTGTGCCACTTATCGGGTGTGTCTTTATCGTACACCGCCAGAGCATTCTCAAACATCTTGTTCTCAGCGGCTGTCCATCTTGTGTTCTTGCCCTCCTCAACTAACCAATTTGCAGTTGAAAGGTAGGATTCAGGAGACAGAACTTCCATTTCCCACTTCATATTATATAATCCAATCAAAAAGGGAATAAGAATTTAGAGATGTATACTAGCTAATCTGAACAACTTCATTGTTTTCTGGTTATTCTAAAGATGATCTTGGAAGACATGAAATGGTGAAACAGAGGAGAAAGAGGGAGGTGAAGGAGGAGAAACCCAGAGAGGGAAATGCAGAGGAGGTGGGGATTTCACCACAAAAATATCAGTGTTAAAtcaacaagcatttgaaaggaATCAGAATAGCTTTTTTTGATAATAGTGTAGGCACACTATCAAGGAATCTAGAAAAGACCCCCCCtttctaaaaattcaaaaaagaaacttattaactccaaaaaaatttaaaattaaaacctGAAATAAATACTCTTTAAACGCAAATTAGAACCCTAAGAACACAACTGAGATCTGAACCCAATTCAACTTTTAAGGAACACAAAACAGAACATCAAGACCCGGAATTGACTTGAAGAACTGAAACAGAAACCTGTCATGGACACAAGAACCCAAGAAAGGAAAGCTCAATGAAGGATAACTATCGCTTTGCAGCTTCAGCCTCTTTGAACCCCAATTGACAAAGCAAAAGAAGCTGAATTAAAATCAGAATCCTGAAAATGGAACAAAACCCAATTGGGGAAAACTCTGAATTCTAAGGAACTGAATCACAAGAGCTGCAAAGATCTATTCTTTCCCTCCTTTTCCTTGAAAACTGAGCAagtaaaataaaagagaaacgAAGGAAAGTAAGGTAAAGTGTTTTGGACGGAGCAACTGTGCCATGGAAGACAACCAACAAAAACACTGTAGCAATCTGACGGTGTGACGGATACAGAGACTGAGAAACAGACGCTATAGGTGGTGAGATTTGATTGGAGTTTATGAGGTTTGTGGAGACTCCCAAGCTTTGGAAAACATCAAAAGTATCATGATAAATGATAAAGACTCACCTGTCGCAATCTGACGGTGTGATGCATAGAAAATTGACCAAATCACATCGGTCAGCTTTCAAGGTGTAGCCGCCAAAAGAACGGTCTGAATCAACGGACAAATTTCCGTTTGGCAATTCATTGTGATGGGTCCCACCCACGAGGTTAAAGGGTTCTAATAGAAGTCACCACAATTCTAATCATAGACGTCTAGTCTCTTTATCAGTGTGAGATCCACACACACGATTTTTTAAATGTAATAAATAAACTAGATATCTATGATAACCGTTGTAATGACTTCTATCCTATGGGTCCTCCTTCATATTGTTTGATGTCTCCCATAGTATTGAAAAAGGTTATGATTTCAAGGAATTGGATCCTCGATAACAGCTCTGATCTCACACGTTTAGCTCATTCATACTTTCGCTAGTTAACTGCAATTCTAAGAGCAATTTCAGTAGTGTTAATTTGCTAGCccaacaaaaatttatattgggtctcacttctattacataaaaagtcaaggcaaacatgtctctcaatacaatcacatcaacaaaacacatcttctaatataactacatcaacaaaacacaaattcttatacattttccttcccacccaatatggtggccaacaaattctcatgccctccatgttgtccccaataaaactacaccaaaacacaatctttcaatataaaacacatctcccaatatagccacatcagcaaaacacaaaactcaatacaaccacatcaacaaaacacaaaactccatacatatttgttggtccagacaaaataacttcattgcaagtgctctaacaATGGTCTGGATGTAGGTGATCAATTGCAAAACCTTTGGCCCCTTTGAGCGGCCAACCACCTCCTTTCACATCCTCCCTTGCTTTTTTTGCGGTGTTTGTTAGTGGAAAGAATGGAGGGGAATAGTGCATTGAAGCCATTCACACTTTCTCTGGATACGCGTGTGACGCACACAATAAATTTTGTGGTGACAAATCAATTGGGTCCACAACGGCTTGTTAAGTAAAGTCCAGATGGCACTTGTCAGTTTCTGGCTGGGGTTGAACGCCACGCGTGGACCATGACGGTTTCCGGTCATAAATCTTCACCAAGTGCAGCCGAAGTGGTCACCTTTTAATGTGACCAACTCCCCTACTTTTGTcgtttttcttttctctaattattctttatttgtttaaaattcTAATAATCATGCTTCATCTAATGTACAATATTTGATACTGATAACGTCCAAAACAGTTTTCAAACATAAGGTTTGGTAGAgtggaaagattgattttcagtGTTAGCGAAAATGTTTTAGAAAAAAGTtagtttaaagctgtgaaatatgttgtgaggtgtttgatgaaCTAAAATCTGACGCTAGCAGAAAagctgttgaattaaagtattataatcttatatttataaattttatattaaatttgttagcaaaatttaatgaaataaatatatttttatttatattatttgtaggtatacattattaaatatttttatataaaagttaagatatttatctatattataattactaatttagaagtataattattaatttaaaaatatattatctgtatttttaaattttaattattttatttcaataattaatttataatttttattaaaatataattatatttaaatcattaaacataatttttatattaaaaatctaATAGGTATAATGTTACAACTTTAATTTTAGATGGGTCCCATGactaaaataataatactttataTAAAAAGTGCGGGACCCAcacattaaaaaatttaaaaaaaataaaagttgcaGAGGTTTTTAGCGCTGCAAAAGAAGCTCCTATGGAAGCTTCTTTTGCGCCAGCGGATCCAATGGCCAAAAAAAGCTGTTTGCCATGGCGGAGTCACTTACAGGCGAAAGATGTTGTCCTCGGTACCACTGAAGATGATCTATACAGGAGAATACGTGAGCTAAAAAGGGTCATGAGGGTTTGTTCGAGGGACCTCTCAGACACTAACTCGGTAAGATATTAGGGGGAGTGTTCAGAGCTCTCtctcaaatagcaaataaagtGTAGGGTTCAAAATCGTTTAGCTGAAAGTCCCTTTTGTATAAGTCGAATGAGTTCAAGTTTTGGTAGGAGTAACCTCTTGTCTCTGATCTTAGGCATATTTTATAGGAAAGTGAATCATATCCCGATTCATTTCCTAAGTGGAGTTGGTATCTTTTGGACTCTTGATTTTCTTGAGATGTTTGATCACCACGGATTATTGAGAGTCGAAGCTCGATATTACACTGAGGTTACCAAGATGATTTCTCCCTGATTACCTCGTCTATTGTTCACTCTTTAGATGTCTTATCCTCGGTTGGAATCCTTGGTTCTACCTTGATCGGTGGTTGAGGAGACTTCTCTGCTAATGTGAACTCGATTTTACATGTCACGTGTCATGTTTTTAATGGGGTTATTTTGATAACATCAGAAACTAAAAGTGTGAAAAAATCCATAATTTATATGATAATTGTATTTGAATTATGTAAATGTATATGTGCGAGTTTCCGACTAATTTGATAAACAAATCAAagtcaaatttggttttaaGCCCAACCTTTGTGTGACGGGATATGGGGAGCTTCAATTCTTACTCCAATTTTCGGCTTCAATTCTCTATCAAAACTCAtgttaaattatgaattaaaatgtgtgaatgaatatttggtgttcataatgttaaaatataatagatattgaaaaaaattataaatactaCATTCTaaactataaaccctaaatcttataCTCGCCCCGCACATCCAGGTGGTGCCCCGCGCCCTCCCCCCATGTTGGGGTGACTTTTACGCCCCGTCCCCGCCCCTATTCAACATctttaaaaattacaaaattaaattgcacaCCCTAGGATTCAAACCTGTGACTTCTAGATGAgagagtaatgaactaaccaacaattaaaactactttcatgttacacttgccaactaattaaattattgtctTTATATAtcacctattatatttttaacaccattaaataattttagttttacttaatggtattgattttaaattttatactttattttataaaatcttagggtttaagattttatcaacattaatgAGTAGAGGATTATATTGtgactttagggtttagggcctttagggtttaggaatttagggtctttagggatttggggtttagggtttaggacctttagggttttggagattaggatttaggagtatagggttatatttaacttaagatttagggtcctatatttttatcaatatcaattcaattgactttggaatagagactagagagtcatatttaacttagggtttagggtaagTTTTTGTCAACATTTattcaatctaattaagagtatgataatattatgtttagggacttagggtttaggtgttactttgattttaataataatatcaaattaaaatttgtttagacaaataaatatttttctatattatgttatatatatatatatatatgaatatctatAGCGGGTTGTGGTGTGGATCGGGTTGCGGGACGGGGGATCGAGGCTGGT belongs to Tripterygium wilfordii isolate XIE 37 chromosome 2, ASM1340144v1, whole genome shotgun sequence and includes:
- the LOC119983009 gene encoding transcription factor DIVARICATA codes for the protein MKWEMEVLSPESYLSTANWLVEEGKNTRWTAAENKMFENALAVYDKDTPDKWHKVAAMIPGKTAEDVLMQYRELEADVSSIEAGLIPIPGYSTSTSPFTLEWVSSHGYDGFRQQAYGLAGKRSSSIRPPDQERKKGVPWTEEEHKLFLMGLKKYGKGDWRNISRNFVITRTPTQVASHAQKYFIRQLSGGKDKRRASIHDITTVNLYETRTPSPDSKGPSPEEEAAVLFQQAKSDSTPRTHYQWIHQQSKGTISSNSAQGNMFTTSYGLKMQGRDLQRSSVHESSFIGPQNLVFKMQSSQRYPHG